The following are encoded in a window of Nibricoccus aquaticus genomic DNA:
- a CDS encoding tyrosine-type recombinase/integrase, which yields MIRQEEVVEDVKSGQEVAKQSGQASQSRFHVDYWKVRLYRKTFTRDGVRSEVPEWSVRLQHLGRREAFALGSTNAQVASAKAKQIATFLDANGWESTLAKFKPGMTPKVEVCSLGEFLADVAMRSHLKPITIRRYAVKLRKIISDVTKADAGAKGKAKRSKYDYVNGGLKAWLAKVDSQSLDVLTPEVITTWRNEYVARAGADPIKRKSAERSAASYMRGARSLFTADVLATLKVKLLGNPFSGVKLKDPGPQRYRSEVSAEWLLACAQSELRIEHPQQFLALFLCLWAGLRRKEADLLMWDQVDFQKGQIQIRRTIYFEPKTEESQRVVDLPDEALNVLRLFRKESKSEFLLEGSDPNPAATYEYYRCDSTWRDLHQWLRGKGILQKKAIHSLRKESGSLIASAHGIEAARQHLGHRDIRTTSSHYVDKKKRIEVHLPLGNWPDNATVVSSYGFGAAKL from the coding sequence ATGATCAGACAGGAGGAAGTAGTTGAGGATGTCAAAAGTGGCCAAGAAGTGGCCAAGCAAAGTGGCCAAGCAAGCCAATCTCGCTTCCATGTGGATTACTGGAAAGTACGGCTTTACCGGAAGACCTTCACACGCGATGGCGTCCGTAGCGAAGTGCCCGAGTGGTCCGTGCGATTGCAGCATTTGGGGCGGCGGGAGGCTTTCGCCTTGGGAAGCACCAATGCCCAAGTGGCGTCGGCCAAGGCGAAGCAGATAGCTACTTTTCTGGATGCTAACGGCTGGGAATCGACTCTCGCCAAATTCAAACCTGGAATGACCCCGAAGGTGGAGGTCTGCTCGTTGGGGGAATTTCTCGCTGACGTGGCGATGCGCAGCCATCTGAAGCCAATCACTATTCGGCGCTACGCAGTGAAGCTGCGTAAAATCATATCTGATGTTACCAAAGCGGATGCAGGAGCCAAAGGAAAAGCCAAGCGCTCCAAGTACGACTATGTTAACGGTGGGCTAAAGGCGTGGCTCGCGAAGGTAGATTCTCAATCGCTCGACGTGCTTACTCCTGAGGTGATCACGACCTGGCGCAACGAGTATGTCGCTCGTGCTGGAGCGGATCCGATCAAACGAAAATCAGCCGAGCGCTCGGCCGCTTCGTACATGCGGGGCGCACGTTCGCTATTCACCGCGGACGTGCTTGCGACCTTAAAAGTGAAACTCTTGGGAAATCCATTCAGCGGCGTAAAACTGAAGGATCCAGGACCGCAGCGTTACCGTTCTGAAGTCAGTGCTGAATGGCTGCTCGCCTGTGCTCAGAGCGAGCTTCGAATCGAGCATCCGCAGCAATTTCTAGCGCTATTCCTGTGCTTATGGGCGGGTCTGCGTCGGAAGGAAGCCGATCTTCTGATGTGGGACCAAGTCGATTTCCAGAAGGGTCAGATTCAAATACGCCGCACGATCTACTTTGAACCCAAGACCGAAGAAAGTCAGCGTGTCGTCGACTTGCCCGATGAGGCTCTGAACGTACTTCGGTTATTTAGAAAGGAATCTAAGTCGGAGTTCTTACTTGAGGGTAGCGATCCGAATCCAGCGGCGACCTACGAATACTATCGTTGCGACAGTACATGGAGAGATCTTCACCAATGGCTGCGCGGGAAAGGTATTCTGCAAAAAAAGGCGATTCACTCTCTACGCAAAGAAAGTGGTTCACTTATCGCCTCAGCGCATGGGATAGAAGCTGCACGTCAGCATCTGGGCCATCGAGACATCCGCACCACGTCTTCTCACTACGTGGATAAAAAGAAGCGCATTGAAGTGCATCTTCCGCTCGGTAACTGGCCGGACAATGCCACCGTGGTTTCAAGTTATGGGTTTGGGGCGGCTAAACTCTAG
- a CDS encoding LysR family transcriptional regulator, which produces MNDPIDSRQLQIFLCLATKGSLKAAAAELFLTSSAISHSITNLEASLGVPLFHRSGKGLVLTPKGEFLRRKSIPLIAQMNNIRSALTGDSLADRASLRVAAGYNFLTYKAPDIVREFNECFPRGSLTIRAAERDKCLKLLLDREVDAVVLVDPPEDGPDFSYTRLFEDELMLLMHGRNPLAGLEIVPVADLNNKSLVVSRLQSYTTNHIVEQAKRKGVVFRECFEVGNTAAIYEMVKMGQGLALLPNWIVKLEEPSSLVVARPVSGIRLSRTWAYVEPTWKAPNLAGRTFKRLCLQAAYAAAGGKGALTHHHASSAPFASGAAGR; this is translated from the coding sequence GTGAACGATCCTATCGACAGCCGTCAGCTCCAGATATTCCTGTGCCTCGCCACCAAGGGCAGCCTCAAGGCTGCTGCGGCTGAGCTGTTTCTGACGAGTTCAGCCATCAGCCACTCGATCACTAATCTGGAGGCATCGCTGGGTGTGCCGCTTTTTCACCGCTCGGGCAAAGGACTGGTGCTGACGCCTAAGGGGGAGTTTTTACGGCGAAAATCGATCCCACTGATTGCACAGATGAATAATATTCGTTCTGCGCTGACGGGTGACAGCCTGGCGGACCGGGCTTCGTTGCGGGTGGCTGCTGGCTATAATTTTCTCACTTATAAGGCGCCGGACATCGTGCGGGAATTCAACGAGTGTTTTCCTCGCGGCAGCCTGACTATCCGGGCGGCGGAGCGGGACAAGTGCCTGAAATTGCTCCTGGACCGGGAGGTGGATGCGGTGGTGCTGGTTGATCCGCCGGAGGACGGCCCGGATTTTAGCTACACGCGGCTTTTTGAGGATGAGCTCATGCTGCTGATGCACGGTCGCAATCCGCTTGCGGGACTCGAGATCGTGCCGGTGGCGGATTTGAACAACAAGTCCTTGGTGGTTTCCCGTCTGCAAAGTTACACGACGAATCACATCGTCGAGCAGGCGAAGCGTAAGGGCGTGGTCTTCCGGGAGTGCTTTGAGGTCGGCAACACTGCCGCCATCTATGAGATGGTCAAAATGGGGCAGGGCCTGGCGCTGCTACCCAACTGGATCGTGAAGCTGGAGGAGCCTTCATCGCTGGTCGTGGCCCGGCCGGTATCGGGTATCCGCCTTTCCCGTACTTGGGCTTATGTGGAGCCGACCTGGAAAGCACCGAATCTGGCAGGCCGCACGTTTAAGCGGTTGTGTCTGCAAGCGGCCTATGCGGCGGCGGGCGGTAAGGGGGCTCTGACTCACCATCACGCGAGTTCGGCGCCGTTTGCTTCAGGCGCGGCAGGCAGGTGA
- a CDS encoding ABC transporter substrate-binding protein, with the protein MKSTIRIGHLGLLESAPLLAAQSQGFFTEEGLDVELSCELGVAAICGRLSDQRIDGACLPAQMPVLLSLGAGVSRVPMTPVLLTSSQDLAIVLNSKAAAPEKHARASSGVLKIGVLGHSSPACHLVRRWLQSETVGVKEDPVYVSLAASQLLYFFEEGLIDGFCGLDPLPVLAHLSADGVVVSSSGAISPVHPGGVVALRTEFAKDRPALVAPLARALRRACEFCAHPANRETVWSLVLAQNPFVLTSDEHRAALLAQSLEGKPDHLSIRFENPRGQIGVDAQGARFIEQACRASLGAGERHLDIVGEIDRLYPRAA; encoded by the coding sequence ATGAAATCCACGATACGAATCGGCCATCTGGGCCTTCTTGAGTCCGCGCCTTTGCTCGCCGCCCAGTCCCAGGGCTTTTTCACCGAGGAAGGCCTCGACGTGGAGCTCTCCTGCGAACTCGGCGTCGCCGCCATCTGCGGCCGCCTCAGCGACCAACGTATCGACGGAGCCTGCCTTCCCGCGCAGATGCCCGTGCTTCTCTCGCTTGGCGCCGGTGTCTCGCGTGTGCCCATGACGCCCGTGCTGCTCACCTCCAGCCAGGATCTCGCGATCGTGCTCAACAGTAAAGCCGCCGCCCCGGAGAAACATGCTCGCGCCTCTTCCGGCGTCCTGAAAATCGGTGTCCTCGGCCACAGCAGTCCGGCCTGCCACCTGGTCAGGCGCTGGCTTCAATCCGAGACCGTTGGCGTGAAAGAAGATCCCGTTTACGTCTCCCTCGCCGCCAGCCAGCTGCTCTACTTTTTCGAAGAAGGGTTGATCGATGGGTTCTGTGGACTCGATCCACTTCCAGTCCTCGCCCATTTGAGCGCCGACGGCGTCGTGGTCAGTTCCAGCGGAGCCATCTCGCCCGTCCACCCGGGTGGCGTCGTGGCCCTGCGAACTGAATTCGCCAAAGACCGCCCGGCCTTGGTCGCACCGCTCGCCCGCGCCCTTCGCCGCGCATGTGAGTTCTGCGCCCATCCCGCTAATCGCGAAACCGTGTGGTCCCTGGTTCTCGCGCAAAATCCCTTCGTCCTCACGAGCGACGAACATCGGGCGGCCCTCCTCGCTCAATCCCTCGAAGGAAAACCCGACCACTTATCCATTCGCTTTGAAAATCCTCGCGGTCAGATCGGCGTCGATGCCCAAGGCGCTCGCTTCATCGAGCAAGCTTGCCGTGCCTCACTCGGCGCAGGCGAACGCCACCTCGACATCGTCGGTGAGATCGACCGCCTCTATCCGCGGGCCGCTTGA
- a CDS encoding TolC family protein, which produces MHKVDLAPRPLVGAAPQGSGAEKKDEAKKAQQGWWLSFQSAELNALTLDALEKNFDVVAAGERLNQALAVYRRAGGVLKPQLNLTGAFDSDLAAKGRELRDDGWEAGAEITWEVDFFKRLGSARLARAADVRARESLREVVRLSLSVSIAESYFGIIEQRQLLALLAKQQQTSRDLLRIIERRYEQGLVSRLDVLQQQAQVAEVDSQIPTVEALLMDLQNQLGALLSGMPGARELGTIGAQAVFPTLPELEMLGRPDDLLRMRPDLRAAQADLVSADAETARALAERLPRLTLSAEGVLIEGRGASGSLVTFAADLVQPLLDWGQRRQEWVRTKAVYRERLAIFSQAYVRAVWNLDTLVRTEAKQRELMKRLQERKQLLDATLGLATNRYTSGLTDYLPVLSATQQLYALEQRLIREQRRLTSLRIALHQALGGPVPVLAEKSG; this is translated from the coding sequence GTGCATAAGGTAGATCTCGCGCCACGACCGCTGGTAGGAGCAGCGCCGCAGGGTAGCGGGGCCGAGAAAAAGGATGAGGCTAAAAAAGCGCAGCAGGGCTGGTGGCTGAGTTTCCAGTCGGCGGAGTTGAATGCGCTCACGTTGGATGCGCTGGAAAAAAATTTCGACGTGGTGGCGGCGGGTGAGCGGCTGAACCAGGCGCTGGCGGTGTACCGGCGTGCGGGAGGAGTTTTGAAGCCGCAGCTAAATTTGACGGGGGCGTTTGACAGCGATCTCGCGGCGAAAGGGCGCGAGCTGCGCGATGATGGCTGGGAGGCCGGGGCGGAGATCACGTGGGAGGTGGATTTTTTCAAACGCCTCGGCAGTGCGCGGCTTGCGCGCGCGGCGGATGTGCGGGCGCGGGAAAGTCTCAGAGAAGTGGTGAGGCTCTCGCTCAGTGTGAGCATCGCGGAGAGTTATTTTGGTATTATCGAGCAGCGGCAGTTGCTGGCGTTGCTGGCGAAGCAGCAGCAGACCTCGCGCGATCTGCTGCGCATTATTGAGCGGCGTTATGAGCAGGGACTGGTTTCGCGGCTCGATGTTTTGCAGCAGCAGGCGCAAGTGGCTGAAGTGGATAGCCAGATACCGACGGTGGAGGCGTTGTTGATGGATCTTCAGAATCAACTGGGAGCGTTGCTCAGTGGAATGCCCGGGGCGCGGGAGCTGGGGACGATCGGAGCGCAGGCGGTTTTTCCCACGCTGCCAGAGCTGGAGATGCTGGGGAGGCCGGATGATCTGTTGAGGATGCGGCCAGATCTGCGCGCGGCGCAGGCGGACCTGGTGTCGGCGGATGCGGAGACGGCGCGGGCGCTCGCGGAGCGATTGCCGCGACTGACGCTATCGGCCGAGGGTGTTCTCATCGAGGGGCGAGGAGCGTCGGGGAGTCTGGTGACGTTTGCGGCAGATCTGGTGCAACCGTTGCTCGACTGGGGGCAGAGGCGGCAGGAATGGGTGCGCACGAAGGCGGTTTACCGGGAACGGCTGGCCATTTTTTCGCAGGCGTATGTGCGTGCGGTTTGGAATCTGGATACGCTGGTGCGGACCGAGGCGAAGCAGCGGGAGCTGATGAAGCGATTGCAGGAGCGCAAGCAGCTGCTCGATGCGACACTGGGGCTGGCGACGAACCGCTACACCTCGGGGCTCACGGATTATCTGCCGGTATTATCGGCGACGCAGCAGTTGTACGCGCTCGAGCAGCGCTTGATCCGCGAGCAGCGCCGGCTCACGAGTCTGCGCATCGCGCTGCATCAGGCATTAGGCGGGCCGGTGCCGGTGCTGGCGGAGAAAAGCGGTTGA
- a CDS encoding helix-turn-helix domain-containing protein: protein MSQSSANFSEKAAARSLLNRIKAQRLARNWTQREMAKRSGISFATYKNFEQGMGNITLLNLLKILGILNSLDRLAELVPPTVPAEKETLETLERSPRQRASLKRSSMSL from the coding sequence ATGAGCCAATCGTCCGCAAATTTTTCAGAAAAAGCTGCAGCTAGATCGCTTTTAAACCGGATCAAGGCGCAGCGTCTGGCTAGGAATTGGACTCAGCGGGAGATGGCCAAGCGGTCCGGAATTTCTTTCGCCACCTACAAAAACTTCGAGCAGGGGATGGGAAACATCACTTTGCTCAATCTACTCAAGATCCTTGGCATCCTCAACAGCCTGGATCGCTTGGCTGAACTCGTGCCGCCTACAGTCCCGGCAGAGAAGGAAACATTGGAGACACTGGAGCGCTCACCTCGGCAACGCGCATCTCTGAAACGCTCGTCGATGTCGCTATGA